In Halichondria panicea chromosome 9, odHalPani1.1, whole genome shotgun sequence, a genomic segment contains:
- the LOC135341645 gene encoding transmembrane protein 33-like — MATPQTEPSPGQETSSPQLTLKSYITSDMVATTLFNLRLITIVCAFIYLLSTFGLIGVGFAYSCYLNAFLTAFLTFSVRLYQRKNQQGISFFSKQMYLLAGSEDSGHYMIYTLFYYNQAPMSIYLIPPFLYAIMFTVTYTNGLIPFLPASLQRVLSRLNDLIAQKQQDLRRYIAYAEVFMVFVVISNVLSGQMFFLAPLFHYNFLKWRYQSLRNPSVRVAFSDLRVAMEYLAAHPKCPQFVSTILRKIVSFISALAPSQHMRREA; from the exons ATGGCAACTCCACAGACGGAACCGTCGCCAGGTCAAGAGACCAGTAGCCCTCAACTCACGCTGAAG AGTTACATTACATCTGATATGGTTGCCACGACATTGTTCAACTTGAGGCTCATCACTATTGTGTGCGCCTTCATATACCTACTCTCAACTTTTGG gttgattGGTGTAGGCTTTGCTTACAGCTGCTATCTCAATGCCTTTCTGACAGCATTCCTCACATTTAGCGTACGACTTTATCAAAGAAAGAATCAGCAGGGG ATTTCCTTCTTTAGCAAGCAGATGTACCTACTGGCTGGTAGCGAGGACAGTGGtcactacatgatctacacCTTGTTCTACTACAACCAAGCACCTATGTCCA TCTACCTCATACCTCCCTTCCTCTACGCTATCATGTTCACAGTCACCTACACCAACGGCCTAATCCCA TTTCTGCCAGCCTCTCTACAAAG agtttTGAGTCGGTTGAATGACCTGATTGCTCAGAAGCAGCAGGACCTGAGGCGGTACATAGCGTATGCTGAGGTCTTCATGGTGTTTGTGGTGATCTCCAACGTGCTGAGTGGACAGATGTTCTTCTTAGCTCCGTTGTTTCACTACAACTTCCTCAAGTGGCGCTACCAGTCTCTTAGGAACCCGTCAGTCAG gGTGGCGTTTTCGGACCTCCGAGTGGCAATGGAGTACTTGGCTGCACACCCAAAATGTCCTCAATTCGTGTCAACTATTCTACGAAAAATTGTTTCTTTTATTAGTGCATTAGCTCCTTCACAGCACATGAGGAGAGAGGCTTGA
- the LOC135341599 gene encoding histone demethylase UTY-like — MSVTPDQPVFEQIGPPPNVVPSDDPSPRAMEVIRSLDSRSFGFLDFQTPSPHPTSNGSPSSTSFLSKEFVQQGIARLCRDLTVGPLSDALRAELFCQLGHLHLLLEQYTDALSAYQQYQYLCPLESSRNANMQYGLGLIYFGINSYDWAMESFKQVLTLAPEFARRGEIHLRLGVMFKTKGEYNSSTHHFKQASHLSGPASFSKLEIQFHLGHIHHLQGHFIAAKETFEGILAKKNVPNSVKAMALRQLGWLYHSVPEVAIMCENPTAKAVDLLKLAVGADYASSQAWYFLGRCHASQGRARDAFLAYQQAVNKSTDNQAEIWCSIGILYHNMGQAKDSLQSYVCAVYLDPGRHEAWTDMGCLYESVSQPIDALITYKNSIFIRSAEQINADKTGQYLFSRVANLEQYITMVGPTILQTQPHTLPTLKEAWHTLVPSHVRSSPKSSGSTYSPLLDLSSLEISTSPLTSLPNFSPSFCSPRNTVHQGPVPKKQRTNRHNNEPIVIRNMGDTWHPSLSLRCLDQTAGGQVHTGGHINTGGPVNVGGPTLGEHDILAQPNAFSTSDVFSGFTADTRPTSLGIKKTHCDSNSSAPTCTTGLSSFHSNSSPGSAAGSCFTPISLHSVNGHNPFTTDYMSSSTAPTPYYPSHAPTTATAISSLPGDLSSLSPLPDVKLSEEDFHEYLQTSGSQESVLTQSIVNLLKSPTIERKYKSQTAMCWNELDGMEQRQPPPTRNGDSATSMTSTEAILVAEEHSLPAKSTRSCEVNSDSSSGVSSADTNLQLDSNSPLLSPNALLLHSPYELDDLLDPIHEPFPSLADDGEYMKRDPDLTPTDPPAEEEVVDLRPEVPVFEVSTQEEALSETLHGLCCNPNTPVCMIRGLCPLVNLNLQLFSSKSIVKTCPDHEMEVREQVQQAADENTELNGHKQVWRYESQRTYTTVKEYAKYQKQMLQKKKSSSGEFKSSNKKLIRFGTNVDLSDWEKWGRQLEELEKLPKFLRVNCPEANLLAHIGYSILGVNSAQLYMKVPGSRTPGHQENHNLCSVNINIGPGGCEWFSVHNKYWGIFHKLCDKHKLCFLTGSWWPILEELEEMRVPVYRFTQQPGDIVWLNPGTVHWVQANTVCNNIAWNVGPITAHQFRMAWERYMWNKMRNVRSIVPMIHLSWSLARKIKIVDEALYLQLRSLLESSLAQTHRLAAHLAEASIPFTPHPRMENETAPCCNNCLDEVFNMLFVLSHKGEYLVYCHKCAMAMEKSFTVLRQFDTGELQQTLDNFKLHPPPVYSPVPQAAH, encoded by the exons ATGTCGGTTACACCAGATCAGCCTGTTTTTGAGCAGATTGGACCTCCTCCTAACGTGGTCCCCAGTGATGATCCCTCTCCACGCGCTATGGAGGTCATCAGAAGCTTGGATAG TCGATCGTTTGGGTTCCTGGATTTCcaaaccccctccccccaccccaCCTCCAATGGCAGCCCAAGCTCGACAAGCTTCCTCTCTAAGGAATTTGTACAGCAG GGCATTGCCAGGCTCTGTAGGGACCTGACTGTTGGTCCCCTGTCAGACGCACTCAGAGCAGAGCTCTTCTGTCAACTAGGTCATCTGCACCTCCTACTGGAGCAGTACACTGATG ctctcTCGGCCTATCAGCAGTACCAGTATCTGTGCCCCCTGGAGAGCAGCAGGAACGCTAACATGCAATATGGTCTGGGACTCATCTACTTCGGCATCAACTCCTACGACTG GGCTATGGAGTCATTCAAACAAGTGTTGACGTTGGCTCCAGAGTTTGCAAGACGAGGAGAGATCCACCTCCGGCTGGGGGTCATGTTCAAGACAAAGGGAGAATACAACAGCAGCACTCATCACTTCAAGCAGGCCTCCCACTTGAGTGGACCAGCTAGCTTCTCAAAATTGGAAA TTCAGTTCCATCTTGGTCACATCCACCACTTGCAAGGTCACTTCATTGCTGCCAAGGAGACCTTTGAGGGCATTCTCGCTAAAAAGAACGTCCCTAACTCTGTCAAGGCCATGGCTCTCAGACAGCTAG GATGGCTGTATCACAGTGTACCCGAGGTTGCCATCATGTGTGAAAACCCCACAGCAAAGGCAGTGGACCTCCTCAAACTGGCCGTGGGTGCAGACTACGCCTCCTCTCAGGCCTGGTATTTCCTCGGCCGTTGCCATGCCTCCCAGGGGCGGGCACGGGATGCATTCCTAGCGTATCAGCAAGCTGTCAACAAGTCCACCGACAACCAGGCAGAGATATGGTGCTCCATTGG GATACTTTACCACAACATGGGTCAGGCTAAGGACAGTCTACAGTCATACGTCTGTGCCGTGTACCTTGACCCCGGACGGCACGAGGCATGGACGGACATGGGCTGTCTCTATGAGTCAGTCTCTCAGCCAAT AGATGCACTCATCACTTATAAGAATTCCATCTTCATCAGATCAGCAGAGCAAATCAATG CTGACAAGACTGGACAGTACTTGTTCTCCCGAGTTGCGAACCTGGAGCAGTACATTACAATGGTTGGCCCCACCATTCTCCAGACTCAGCCGCACACCCTACCCACACTCAAGGAGGCGTGGCACACACTAGTCCCCTCCCACGTACGAAGCTCGCCCAAGAGCTCTGGATCAACTTATAGCCCACTACTG GATCTCTCTTCACTGGAAATATCAACGAGTCCTCTCACCTCTCTACCCAACTTCTCCCCTTCGTTTTGTTCCCCTAGAAATACTGTACACCAAGGGCCGGTCCCAAAGAAGCAGCGCACAAATCGTCACAACAACGAACCAATCGTTATCCGCAACATGGGAGACACCTGGCATCCCAGCCTGTCCCTCCGGTGTCTGGACCAGACTGCAGGGGGCCAAGTCCACACGGGGGGTCATATCAACACCGGGGGTCCTGTCAATGTGGGAGGTCCTACTCTAGGGGAGCACGATATTCTGGCTCAGCCAAATGCCTTCTCAACTTCTGATGTTTTCTCTGGGTTTACTGCTGACACTCGGCCGACTAGTTTGGGCATCAAAAAAACTCATTGCGATTCGAACTCGTctgcacctacatgtacaactggATTATCTTCATTTCATTCTAACTCAAGCCCTGGCTCTGCAGCCGGCTCATGCTTTACTCCAATTTCACTTCACTCTGTCAATGGACATAACCCCTTCACCACTGATTATATGAGCTCTTCAACTGCTCCAACACCTTACTACCCTAGCCACGCCCCCACTACTGCCACGGCAATTTCCTCCCTCCCTGGTGACCTCTCCTCCCTCTCACCCCTCCCCGATGTGAAACTCAGCGAGGAAGATTTCCACGAGTACTTACAGACAAGCGGTAGCCAAGAGAGTGTCCTGACTCAGTCCATCGTCAATCTTCTCAAGTCTCCCACCATTGAACGAAAATACAAATCGCAAACGGCCATGTGTTGGAATGAGCTTGATGGTATGGAACAGAGACAACCACCTCCCACAAGGAACGGAGACAGTGCTACCAGTATGACCTCAACTGAAGCCATACTCGTTGCTGAGGAGCATTCACTTCCGGCCAAATCCACTCGATCGTGTGAGGTTAATTCCGACTCGTCTAGCGGTGTGTCTTCAGCCGATACTAATCTCCAACTGGACTCCAACTCTCCTCTCCTCAGTCCGAATGCCCTACTACTGCACAGCCCATACGAGTTGGACGATTTATTGGACCCAATTCACGAACCATTTCCCTCACTAGCCGACGATGGAGAGTACATGAAGCGTGACCCCGATCTGACCCCCACTGACCCTCCAGCGGAGGAGGAAGTCGTGGATCTCCGCCCAGAAGTACCTGTGTTTGAG GTGTCTACTCAAGAGGAGGCGCTCTCCGAGACCCTCCATGGACTCTGCTGTAACCCCAACACCCCCGTCTGCATGATTCGTGGACTCTGTCCGCTGGTGAACCTTAACCTCCAGCTTTTCTCCTCCAAGAGTATCGTAAAGACCTGCCCCGACCACGAGATGGAGGTTCGAGAGCAG GTACAACAAGCAGCTGATGAGAACACTGAGCTCAACGGGCATAAGCAGGTGTGGAGATACGAGAGTCAGCGGACCTACACAACCGTCAAGGAGTACGCCAAGTACCAAAAGCAAATGCTGCAGAAAAAg AAGTCAAGTAGTGGTGAATTCAAGTCTTCCAACAAGAAGTTGATTCGTTTTGGCACCAACGTGGACCTGTCTGACTGGGAAAAGTGGGGTAGGCAGCTGGAGGAGCTTGAGAAACTGCCAAAGTTCCTCAGG GTTAACTGCCCTGAGGCCAACCTTCTCGCACACATTGGCTACTCTATCCTCGGTGTGAACTCCGCCCAGCTGTACATGAAGGTCCCGGGTTCACGTACTCCCGGACACCAGGAGAACCACAATCTCTGCTCTGTGaacatcaacattggccctGGAGGGTGCGAGTGGTTCTCTGTGCACAACAAGTACTGGGGCATCTTCCACAAGCTCTGTGACAA ACACAAGTTGTGCTTCCTCACCGGGTCATGGTGGCCTATCTTGGAGGAGCTAGAGGAGATGAGGGTTCCGGTCTACCGGTTCACTCAACAGCCTGGGGACATTGTTTGGCTCAACCCCGGAACAGTACACTGGGTTCAAGCTAAT ACTGTATGCAACAACATAGCGTGGAATGTCGGCCCCATCACTGCTCACCAGTTCAGAATGGCCTGGGAGAGATACATGTGGAACAAAATGCGCA ACGTACGCAGCATTGTTCCAATGATCCATCTCTCTTGGAGCTTGGCCAGGAAAATCAAGATTGTGGATGAAGCTCTCTACCTGCAACTGAG GAGTCTGCTTGAGAGCTCTCTGGCACAGACCCACAGACTCGCAGCTCATCTGGCCGAAGCGTCAATTCCCTTCACCCCCCACCCTCGTATGGAAAATGAGACTGCCCCCTGTTGCAACAACTGTCTGGACGAGGTCTTCAACATGCTGTTTGTCCTCAGTCACAAGGGAGAGTACCTGGTCTACTGTCACAAGTGTGCCATGGCTATGGAGAAATCGTTCACAGTACTCAGACAG TTTGACACGGGGGAGTTGCAACAGACACTGGACAACTTtaagctccacccaccacctgtCTACAGTCCCGTTCCTCAAGCTGCCCACTAA
- the LOC135341635 gene encoding UDP-glucose 4-epimerase-like: MAESTKGNSDKFILVTGGAGYVGSHTVLELLQAGDYQPVVVDNLGNSSTESIRRVETLTGKKVDVHTFDLLDRVKLKELFMKYKFYAVIHFAGLKAVGESVRLPLRYYRINIEIALNLIETMEEFEVRNFIFSSSATVYGDPQYLPIDEKHPTGNCSNPYGKTKYFVEEILADYHKSNTDWNIVLLRYFNPVGAHKSGMIGEDPRGVPNNLMPFVSQVAVGTRPELLVFGSDYNTPDGTGVRDYIHIVDLALGHVATLRQIDSNCGLKVYNLGTGKGVSVMELADALGETVGKPIPRKIVGRREGDIATCYADPSLAERELQWKATRDLAQMCEDTWRWQSNNPQGYNSKE, from the coding sequence ATGGCCGAATCAACGAAAGGGAATAGTGACAAGTTCATCCTGGTAACTGGAGGGGCTGGTTATGTGGGAAGTCATACAGTATTGGAGCTTCTCCAAGCTGGGGACTATCAACCAGTCGTGGTGGACAATCTTGGCAACTCCTCCACTGAGAGCATTAGGAGGGTTGAGACTCTCACTGGAAAGAAAGTTGACGTTCACACATTCGATCTCTTAGATCGTGTGAAGCTCAAGGAACTTTTTATGAAATACAAATTTTACGCTGTTATTCATTTCGCTGGACTGAAAGCTGTCGGAGAATCAGTGCGTCTACCTTTGCGTTACTATCGTATTAACATTGAAATTGCTCTCAATCTGATCGAGACAATGGAAGAATTCGAAGTTCGAAACTTCATCTTTTCCTCATCAGCGACTGTGTACGGTGACCCTCAATACCTGCCCATTGACGAGAAGCACCCCACTGGTAACTGCTCCAATCCCTACGGCAAAACAAAATACTTTGTTGAAGAGATTCTCGCCGACTACCACAAATCGAACACAGATTGGAACATTGTCCTACTGCGCTACTTTAACCCTGTTGGAGCCCACAAGTCGGGCATGATCGGAGAAGACCCTCGAGGTGTTCCAAACAACCTCATGCCGTTTGTATCTCAAGTAGCTGTTGGCACCAGACCGGAACTACTAGTGTTTGGAAGCGACTATAACACACCTGATGGGACTGGCGTGCGAGACTACATCCATATCGTTGACCTTGCCCTAGGGCATGTGGCAACACTGAGACAGATCGACAGTAACTGTGGACTCAAGGTGTACAACCTCGGAACTGGGAAGGGAGTGTCAGTGATGGAACTAGCCGATGCCCTCGGGGAAACTGTGGGCAAGCCGATACCACGGAAGATTGTTGGACGAAGAGAGGGCGACATAGCAACATGCTATGCTGATCCAAGTCTGGCGGAGAGAGAGCTGCAATGGAAGGCCACTCGAGACTTGGCCCAAATGTGTGAGGATACCTGGAGATGGCAGAGCAACAACCCTCAAGGATACAACAGCAAAGAATAG